The DNA sequence TATaatcatgtttgtgtctttcctTCTTTTACAGACTGATTTGTCTGCGTACAACAATGTGACAGCCTTCCTTGCCCCAGGAGTGGTTGGTAGTTTCTTTTTAAGTCATCctgcacagcaaacacagcattTCAAGGGACTCATTTAGCCTTGTTCTGATTGGTTAACAGATGGAGGTGCTGGGTGAGAAGCTGTTGAAAGAGCTTCCTGATGATGCGCGTGTCATCGCTTGTCGTTTTCCTTTCCCCGACTGGCCTCAGGAATCATCTGCCGGCTCCGGTCTGGACCAGACTTTCGCTTATGACATGGGCAGCGTGCGTTCACACTTGAGAAAAGAACCAAACACGGCTGTGTGATGAGTCCCAGTCAACAGTTAATGTTGTTTCACAGCACTGTCGTTCTCTACGGCACTAAATCCTTCAGAGGCTTTTGTGTTTTCGTCAACCAGAATTGAGGaacaatgtgacatttaaaggaatGCCATGCAAAGAAGCTAAACAAATCTTAGCAGATAGTCACTGAGACGCTCCAGAGAAATCAGTTGATGATCCCCATGAAGGACGTCATTGAACGCCGGGGAGATGCGAGGGGCCATGAGTAAGAATGATGTCAGGATGGTTCTGACATCACTTCGCCCCTGCGGTGTTTGTCCAATCTATTAACTGCCAGAACAGACCAAACCTTTACTGTCACTCCTGTTCCTGTTTAGTAAATACCATCACAGCACTCCCATCTAATCTGCCATGGCCTCGGTGGTAACACTTCATATTAGTGGGCACATACTAAACATGACCATGCTTATTAATATGCATAGCAGTAGCATATCGGTTGTTTATTAGTTCTTACTAAGCACCAATTAATGCCTTATTCTGTAGAACCATAATCTACAACTGATCGGCCATTCATTCGCAACACCTCGCTGTAGAAAGGGGAACTTATTCTGCATTATAAAGACTTAATTTTGATTTGTGTGCACACTATTAACACTTGTTATATGTTTCGTTATATAAGAACAGAAGTGTTATGAGGCCAGCACTGAGATAAGCAGTAATAGGGGAATTGAGGGAAAACTCTTAGTAAATGTCCCAGAATAAGGTCGTGCAGAATAAGGcaataatgtgttttataatgactcacacagagacaatatGCTACCAATGTGCTTAAAAATAAGTTGACGATGGTTCATATTTACCTAAATATAAAGTTGTAATATAATTTCATTTCCACACCGACACTGATAAACCTGTATAGCAGCAGGGTTCTTTGGATGTGACTGAAAAGCTTTTTTGTCCCTGTAGTCGGGGGTGTTATTAGATTTTGGatgttgtgtttacttgtgtttattccaaaaagaaaattatGTGAATGGATGTTTCTCCAGCTCAAGGCCATTCTGAGATTCGTTTCTGTCTCCCAGACGGCTATTGAGGCTTTTGCACACGGGTGTTTGTATCTTGTGTGCAGCTTCTTCACAGGTGATGGGTAATGATCTGTTTTACCTGACTCGTGAGGGTCTTATGGAAAATGTCACTGGGTAGAGAAAGAAGCACTTTCACCACTTTCGTGGTTATATAAGTAACCGGccgtctgtttgtgtgtctgttaatAGTCAAATTTGCTGGAATATTAGACAGTTGGCTAATGAACAAGTCATtcgtttttggttttgtgtcaAAATCTGAGTTTATTAAAGGCATATTAAGCAGAatttgtcatcttttgtttgtaaaaacGGCAAGTAAAGTTCATAGTTGAGTCTCAAATGTGTCCAACCTGTTCAAAGAAATATGCTAATGAATTGAATTTTTTGTTGCGATTCAATATATATCAAACCAAAACTTAAATAtcttgttatttcttctcaatcAAAGATCAAcaaggacaagaaaaaaaaagaaatgaacacagacaagtcATTCAAGTCATCAGGTATCAAGTCATGCAGACGCAGCCACACGCTGCTCCTGGGTCATAAGTGAAGACTCAGAGATGATTATTCAAGAGTACAGGAGGATGACACTGTGCATTATGTAGAATTGTATCAATCCCAATGGAAATTCATGGGCGAGAGAATTCTCAAAAATACAGTCACatcagattaaaacacaaacactcaataGGCTTACAACAAAGAGTGTCGATATCTGTGcctaacagaaaataaaataagatgcattcatgaaaaaactaaatataaaagGCAGAATATACAATGATACTGAGAAGTGACACTGTCTGACTCAgtgcacacaaatacataacTGCCTCTGCAAACTAGACCAAAACAAATCCTGTGATGTGTTGCCACCTCTGCATCCTTCCCACTCATCCCTCTGCACACACCTCACTAATCACCCCAATCAGGTGTCACGCGTCACTGTCTAGTTGCAACACTTCAGACTCCAGACTCTCCACCGGAAGGCGCTGTTGCTCCAGACTGAGTGTGTGGCTGAACCACAGGACGAGGTGAGCCTGAACGGAATACTGATCATGCTTATCCTCTGCAGAGTGGACCTCCATATCGATCTCATGCATCAGACCTCCAACACTTTGAATTATATTTTGCACCAAattgtacaaataaataaactactAAAGGTCCATTTATCACTAGTTAAACCACAGAACATGTCTTGCTTCCTCGCTGTTAATGTTCTGGTTGGCGACTGTTGGTGCAAAAATACTAATCTGAAtccataaagaaaaaaaatccagaccCCTTTGATTTCATGTCTGTGCCGTCAGTAACACCCATGTACATGCAGGGTAATCGATATGAAGCAGACCTCATGCTCTCATTTCACACCGTGACGTCAGGCAGAGGGCGGCAGACAGAAGGGGTGGGGAGGGTGCCAGGGTATAAAGGCTCGGAGACGGACTCTCCGGGCTGCATTCTGGAGTGCGGGACTGTAAGAGAAAAGCCACCTCTAATGGAAGTACGGAGAAACAGCGGGCCCCCGCAGATTAACAACAGCAGCGGCATGTGTGAGCCGAGGTCCTGCGAGCCCCGCCGAAAGAGGCCGGATGACCGCAGCGGGCCCTCGGAGATGGCCAGGATTATCACCGACCCCGCCACGGGGAAGTGCTACTGCCGGGGGAAAGTTTTGGGCAAGGTAGcgccaaaaaaaaatgtttaaaaaaaatctctctctctttttgtttggaTTTACCACCTAACCAGAAGACACAGCAGTTAACACAATTTGTTCCTCTTTCCAGGGAGGGTTTGCTAAATGCTACGAGATGACCGACCTCTCCACCAGCAAAGTTTATGCAGCCAAAATCATCCCACACGCGCGCGTCTCCAAACCTCACCAGCGGGAGAAGGTAAGCGCGCAGCCGCGTCTTTACGCACCGCTCCGACAGTCTTCTTCCCCCCAAAACAGCCTTCAGATACAGTTTGTGAccgattttttttcttgctgttgtCTTTCCCTCCCGCTAGATTGACAGAGAGATTGAGCTGCACAGAGTGTTGCACCATAAACACATTGTGCACTTCTATCACCACTTCGAGGACAAGGAGAACATCTACATCCTGTTGGAGTACTGCAGTAGAAAAGTAAGTCCTCCAGCAACTTGCTTTTTTTTACGCTTTGCCACTGCTTGTGCCTCCAATTTGGGCAACACCTGCATTGCACCTAAAGCCAATGAGGCAGCACAAATGTAGTGCTCACAGTCTGTCACCAATATAAGAGCACTCTGATCCAGCAAATATATGTATAGAAGTCCATGCAGTTTTATTGGATTAAGAAACATCaagtgtggttttttttcttcacagaggaaaacatgattatttACAGCTCTATAACCGATCCGTCTGTATgatttgtctctctgcagtctTTAGCCCACATCCTGAAGGCTCGCAAAGTGCTCACTGAGCCAGAAGTGCGTTATTACCTAAGACAGATTGTGTCCGGTCTGAGGTACCTGCACGAACAAGAGATCCTTCACAGAGACCTGAAACTCGGtgagaaatcttttttttaccaCCCCACTTCTTTGTCTTTAACCAACCTTTGCCGTGTTAAGCCTTTCATGCTGGGTTGAATATCAAGTGCTGATCGCCACCgttcctttttcttccccccgACAGGTAACTTCTTTGTGAGCGAGTCCATGGAGCTGAAGGTCGGGGACTTTGGTCTGGCTGCCAAGTTGGAGCCGGCAGGAAACAGAAGGAAGACGATCTGTGGAACTCCCAACTACCTGTCCCCCGAGGTGCTCAACAAGCAGGGCCACGGCTGCGAATCAGACATCTGGGCCCTGGGCTGTGTAATGTGAGTAGGCAAACTGTAAATTCTCCATTAGGCGTAGTAATTTTTAATTAATCAGCTTTGAAATGACACTtgagaatgttttatttcttgcaGTCACTTGTCTGATAAAGGTTTTGTGATGGAAATATGCTCACTTTTCCCCTCTGTCCTGCTCCAGGTACACAATGCTGTTGGGCAGACCACCATTTGAAACCACCAACTTGAAGGAGACGTACAGGTGTATCAGAGAGGCGCGTTATTCCCTGCCCTCCTCCCTGTCGCCTCAGGCCAAGCAGTTAATCGCCAGCCTGCTCGCCAAGATCCCAGAGGACAGACCCAACCTGGACCACATTCTGAGGCACGACTTCTTCACGCAGGTTAGACACAGTTTTCACCTCCATATCTGCCCGGTCCTCCCTGTGGCCGTCTGTATCTGTCTAAATGTCAACGTGTAGGAGTGTAACAGTGACCCCCTTCCCACCAGACGCGCGCTGACCCACTTTTTGTTCTCCGCAGGGCTTCAGTCCAGAGCGTCTGCCGCCTAGCTGTTGCCATTCGGCACCAGATTTCCACGTCTCCAGTCCTGCTAAGAGCTTCTTCAAGAAAGCTGCCGCTGCGCTCTTCGGTGGGAGGAGGGACAAGGTCAAATACTACGAGACTCTGAGTGAGTATTGCATCAAGCACCAAGCCACCCTGGTGCTGCAGAAAAATGCCACCTGTCACTCCAGCCAGTTATATTTTACCATTGGTtacttgcttgttttttttttaaatctcaaacatgctctgatttctgtgtgttgtcattCATGATAGATAAGTtaaccaaagaagaagaggaaatcTACAAGCTGCAGCACGACCTGGAGAGAACAGtcatcagccagcagcagagcaaaaAGATTTCCGAGGTAAGCGGCTGTTTActcaacacagaacacatctaGCGTAGGTGATTTTTGCAAATACATTATTCGCAGAGCCATTAAGTGAATGGGTAGATCCGCGGTATCATGTCGAGGAGACTCCAATGAGTCACTCTGACGCTGTGCTAAACTTTACAACGAGCTGCAGTTGCAGAACAAACTAAAAGCACTTATTTCCAACCTTTAGAAGCCGAACCACTTTGAATCTGTGGGTGACTGCTGAGTCATAGTAGGAAGAGATGATCTAAACTTGCAGACTCTAACTCCCTGTCGTCACCGTTTCCCACCTCAGAATGGAAGTGTACTTCCGCCATCTGCCGAGAGCCCCGTCGCCCCGGCAACAGAGAGCCAGTCCCCGACGACGCGAGATACCATCCGCCTGATCGTCAGAGGGAGTCtggggagctgcagcagcagcagcgaatGTGAGTGCGCCTCATTTTCGCACAGAGACGCGTGATTAGATTTGACATCATGCTCCTTTTTTTAGAGTGTCATGGATGCtcacctgttgttgttgttgttgttgtttctacAGGCCTGGAAGACAGCACAACAGGGAGCGTGGCCGAGACTGTTGCAAGTGTGTTGAGGGGATGTCTGGAGAGCATGCCCAAAGGTGAGTCGACCACTGAGAGGATGTTCATGGAGTCAGTGATCAGATAATCGCACGCAGAGTTCTAGTGATACAGTCAAAGCTCGTTCTCTGTGTTTGACCTTGAAATGTCCAAACAGAGAGTTGATCTTTAAAGAGACGCTCCCTGATTTCGTTGACACACCCTCCTCCGAGCTCATTGTTGAGATAACTTTAATGTGCCTTAACAAAGTCGGTGcctgtcgtttttttttcttcttttttttcttcaaatcatCCCTCTAATTCCGCCctaatcctcctcctcttgtgttCTCGCCCCACAGCGGACGACATTCCTCAGGGCTCTAACAGCTGCAGCCTACAATGGGTGACTAAATGGGTGGACTACTCCAACAAGTACGGCTTCGGCTACCAATTGTCTGATCACACCGTGGGAGTTCTCTTCAACAACGGCACTCACATGAGCCTCCTGCCAGACAGAAAGTAAGCACCATCCGGCACTTTCGCAACACTCCACCCTCAAGTTTGAAAGCTGTTCGTCACTACATGTAATGCAAATGGCTTGTTTAAGCACGCTGGAGTGTGCAGAGCTACTTTGAAGAACCTGTTAGTGGTTTCAGATAAACGAAGGTGTGGTTTGTTAAGTTAGAGTACATTATAGTTCTTCTTtgacacagacatgcacatgtGAAAGAAATCCACCTGTGATTCTTGTTGCTTGTTAAGTATTCCTTGTTCTGACTGGTTTCCTCCCTCCGCCTCTTCAGGACCATCCACTACTATGCAGAGCTGGGCCAGCGCTCCGTCTTCCCCACTTGCGAGGTTCCTGAGCACTTTGTGGGCCAGGTGACCGTGCTCAAGTACTTTTCCCACTACATGGAGGAGAACCTCATGGATGTAAGTGGATATCTCTattccccctctcctctgtttctcttgtGCTTTGATGTGCCTCCCCACACCCTGAAGCATTAGAAATGGTATCTCTCATGTCGCAGCCTGTCTAATCCTGATGTTCTTCTCCTTTGCTTTCTCAGGGCGGGGACCTTGGTAGCATGACGGATGCACACATGCCCAGACTCTACCTGCTGCAGTGGCTCAAGTCCGACCGCGCCCTCATGATGCTCTTTAACGACGGCACTTTCCAGGTAAACACAGCCGTTGCCGGGCATGCTCAGAGGAGCCGTGTTTAGGTGCAATGCATTTgaaggaaataagaaaaaaaaaacaacctccagtGAGTGTTATCTAATAAATAAATCGTTCTTTTCTCCGTAGATCAATTTTTACCATGACCACACCAAGATCATCCTGTGCTGCCAGAGGGATGAGTACATGCTGACATACATCAACGAGGACCGCGTCTCCAAAACCTTCAAACTCAGCTCCCTGCTGACATCCGGCTGCCCCACAGACCTGCGCGAACGCATGGTGTACTCCCTGAACATGCTTCTGCAGAGATGCAGCTAAACACCCACTCGTTTGGACTGATTTACACCCACCCATTGTGCTtactgcagtgctgcagcagagccaggaCTCGGAGGGCATCTGTGCGAGGGAAGGAAGACTTTGAGGACGGATCTGTGAAAAGTCAATTAACATTCCTACGC is a window from the Acanthopagrus latus isolate v.2019 chromosome 5, fAcaLat1.1, whole genome shotgun sequence genome containing:
- the plk2b gene encoding serine/threonine-protein kinase PLK2b codes for the protein MYMQGNRYEADLMLSFHTVTSGRGRQTEGVGRVPGYKGSETDSPGCILECGTVREKPPLMEVRRNSGPPQINNSSGMCEPRSCEPRRKRPDDRSGPSEMARIITDPATGKCYCRGKVLGKGGFAKCYEMTDLSTSKVYAAKIIPHARVSKPHQREKIDREIELHRVLHHKHIVHFYHHFEDKENIYILLEYCSRKSLAHILKARKVLTEPEVRYYLRQIVSGLRYLHEQEILHRDLKLGNFFVSESMELKVGDFGLAAKLEPAGNRRKTICGTPNYLSPEVLNKQGHGCESDIWALGCVMYTMLLGRPPFETTNLKETYRCIREARYSLPSSLSPQAKQLIASLLAKIPEDRPNLDHILRHDFFTQGFSPERLPPSCCHSAPDFHVSSPAKSFFKKAAAALFGGRRDKVKYYETLNKLTKEEEEIYKLQHDLERTVISQQQSKKISENGSVLPPSAESPVAPATESQSPTTRDTIRLIVRGSLGSCSSSSECLEDSTTGSVAETVASVLRGCLESMPKADDIPQGSNSCSLQWVTKWVDYSNKYGFGYQLSDHTVGVLFNNGTHMSLLPDRKTIHYYAELGQRSVFPTCEVPEHFVGQVTVLKYFSHYMEENLMDGGDLGSMTDAHMPRLYLLQWLKSDRALMMLFNDGTFQINFYHDHTKIILCCQRDEYMLTYINEDRVSKTFKLSSLLTSGCPTDLRERMVYSLNMLLQRCS